In Quercus robur chromosome 10, dhQueRobu3.1, whole genome shotgun sequence, a genomic segment contains:
- the LOC126703122 gene encoding auxin-responsive protein SAUR71-like, protein MEIVEVKCRNTLIFKAWKRCLSLVAGNKKCCSSSSTTFSSLTKREKNRQVAPEGCFAVYVGPQKQRFVIKTKLVNHPLFAMLLEDAELEYGYNSEGPLVLPCDVDLFYKVLAEMDSSEDFSPGCGFAKGYSLILPSPARRSNIVSINKGHDAYSLAS, encoded by the coding sequence ATGGAAATTGTAGAAGTTAAGTGCAGGAACACCTTGATTTTCAAGGCATGGAAACGATGTCTATCACTAGTAGCTGGCAACAAAAAATGTTGCTCATCTTCATCTACCACTTTCAGTTCATTGACAAAGCGCGAAAAGAATCGACAAGTAGCTCCGGAAGGTTGTTTCGCAGTCTATGTTGGACCTCAAAAACAACGATTTGTGATCAAGACCAAGCTTGTTAATCATCCTTTGTTCGCGATGCTGCTAGAGGATGCTGAATTGGAATATGGGTACAATAGTGAAGGCCCTCTTGTGCTCCCTTGTGATGTTGATTTGTTCTACAAAGTGTTGGCAGAGATGGACAGCAGCGAGGATTTTAGTCCTGGTTGCGGCTTTGCTAAAGGTTATTCCTTAATTCTGCCAAGTCCAGCTCGTAGATCCAACATTGTTAGCATTAACAAGGGTCATGATGCCTATAGTCTAGCTTCTTAG
- the LOC126703120 gene encoding auxin-responsive protein SAUR71-like: MEIVKVKCRNTLIFKAWKRCLSLVAGNKKCCSSSSTTFSSLTKRKKNRQVAPEGCFTVYVGPQKQRFVIKTKLVNHPLFAMLLEDAELEYGYNCEGPLVLPCDVDLFYKVLAEMDSSEDFSPGCGFAKGYSLILPSPARRCNIVSINKDHDAYSLLSPSNSMIKMNQL; the protein is encoded by the coding sequence ATGGAAATTGTAAAAGTTAAGTGCAGGAACACCTTGATTTTCAAGGCATGGAAACGATGTCTATCACTAGTAGCTGGCAACAAAAAATGTTGTTCATCTTCATCTACCACTTTCAGTTCATTGACAAAGCGCAAAAAGAATCGTCAAGTAGCTCCGGAAGGCTGTTTCACAGTCTATGTTGGACCTCAAAAACAACGATTTGTGATCAAGACCAAGCTTGTTAACCATCCTTTGTTCGCGATGCTGCTAGAGGATGCTGAATTGGAATATGGGTACAATTGTGAAGGCCCTCTTGTGCTCCCTTGTGATGTTGATTTGTTCTACAAAGTGTTGGCAGAGATGGACAGCAGCGAGGATTTTAGTCCTGGTTGCGGCTTTGCTAAAGGTTATTCCTTAATTCTGCCGAGTCCAGCTCGTAGATGCAACATTGTTAGCATTAACAAGGATCATGATGCCTATAGTCTTCTTAGTCCATCAAATTCGATGATTAAGATGAATCAACTATGA